One Pantoea sp. CCBC3-3-1 DNA window includes the following coding sequences:
- a CDS encoding maturation control protein: MINKKICAVCLTTSPPMLATAAWKDGELFIAKSEKLPTHRNEIEQRLIPRIIELEGKGFEVLVAETSDFITSRAGHRVRLNDPAASGKPVLVEALDTLRELDRQKAITFPANTGTRFTIPETILDMDRDAKGNTIYRIDWAQLKSEHVLSILCCYATAFNNVSSVGYLKAMFGSGNNTPASEPSAPLCNIVKATERSAWLNGPSSPLTGKGNYL; encoded by the coding sequence GTGATTAACAAAAAAATCTGTGCTGTCTGTCTGACCACTTCCCCACCAATGCTGGCCACTGCTGCCTGGAAGGACGGCGAACTGTTCATTGCCAAAAGCGAAAAGCTCCCCACACACCGTAACGAGATTGAGCAACGGCTAATTCCACGGATCATTGAGCTTGAAGGGAAAGGGTTTGAAGTGCTGGTGGCAGAAACCAGTGATTTTATTACCTCTCGCGCTGGCCATCGTGTCCGCTTGAATGACCCAGCTGCATCCGGCAAGCCAGTCCTGGTGGAAGCGCTGGATACGCTACGAGAGCTGGATCGCCAAAAAGCTATCACCTTCCCGGCCAACACAGGCACGCGCTTCACAATTCCCGAAACCATTCTGGATATGGACAGGGATGCCAAGGGCAATACTATCTATCGCATCGACTGGGCGCAGCTCAAGAGCGAGCATGTGCTGTCGATCCTCTGCTGCTACGCCACCGCCTTTAACAACGTATCCAGTGTTGGCTACCTCAAGGCCATGTTTGGCTCCGGCAATAACACACCTGCCTCAGAGCCCTCTGCCCCCTTGTGCAATATCGTTAAGGCCACGGAGCGGAGCGCCTGGTTGAATGGCCCAAGCAGTCCACTAACCGGCAAAGGGAACTACTTATGA